A region from the Phycodurus eques isolate BA_2022a chromosome 12, UOR_Pequ_1.1, whole genome shotgun sequence genome encodes:
- the snx4 gene encoding sorting nexin-4, which produces MMADSGSHGEQVAVIGNADNTEAENNIINTMVEKGTSLLKKLEINVAEAEKRTGKNTVNMQETYTVYLVETRTSETVPNVSPATTPDTLWRRYSEFELLRTYLLVTYPYIIIPPLPEKRAEFVWHKLSADNLDPDFVERRRVGLENFLLRVMSHPVLCEDKIVFLFLTEEKGWRDAVLETGFQDKADSRLKSLSAMFRVKNPDKRFTALKQYSDELNAAISQLLRVRARVADRLYGVYKVHGNYGRVFSEWSAIEKAMGDGLQSAGHHMDTYAASIDDILEEEEHYADQLKEYLFYTEAVRSVCRKHELIQYELEVAAQDLAYKKQQREELATGMVRVFSLKGMTSKLFGQESQEQRESRLAALEQSIQEGEQTLKEKNSECQEFVQTAWEDIERFKEQKDRDLREALISYAIMQISMCKKGIQVWSNAKECFNKM; this is translated from the exons ATGATGGCAGATTCTGGAAGTCACGGAGAACAAGTGGCGGTCATCGGCAACGCCGACAACACGGAGGCGGAGAACAACATCATCAACACG ATGGTGGAAAAGGGGACGTCGCTGTTGAAGAAGCTGGAGATCAATGTGGCGGAGGCTGAGAAGAGAACGGGCAAGaacacagtcaacatgcaggAAACCTACACCGTCTACCTCGTAGAGACACG AACATCTGAAACAGTCCCTAATGTCTCTCCAGCCACCACACCTGACACTCTGTGGCGACGCTACAGTGAGTTTGAGCTACTCAGAACGTACCTGTTGGTCACCTACCCGTACATCATCATCCCTCCGCTGCCAGAGAAAAGG GCGGAGTTTGTGTGGCACAAGCTGTCAGCTGATAACCTCGACCCGGATTTTGTCGAGCGGCGGAGAGTGGGCCTGGAAAACTTCTTGCTGCGTGTGATGTCACATCCCGTCCTCTGTGAAGACAAGATAGTTTTCCTTTTCCTTACAGAG GAGAAGGGTTGGCGGGATGCAGTTTTGGAGACAGGTTTTCAAGACAAG GCTGATTCCAGACTGAAGTCCCTGAGTGCCATGTTTAGAGTCAAGAACCCTGACAA GCGCTTTACAGCACTGAAACAATATAGCGATGAACTGAACGCTGCCATCTCTCAACTTCTCAGGGTCAGAGCG AGAGTAGCAGACAGGCTGTATGGCGTCTACAAAGTCCATGGCAACTATGGACGAGTCTTTAG CGAATGGAGCGCTATAGAGAAAGCGATGGGAGATGGACTACAGAGCGCCGGTCACCACATGGACAC GTACGCGGCGTCAATAGACGACATTTTGGAGGAAGAAGAGCACTACGCTGACCAACTGAAGGAATATCTCTTCTACACTGAGGCTGTGCG GTCAGTGTGTAGGAAACACGAGTTGATCCAGTATGAGTTGGAAGTAGCAGCTCAGGACCTGGCCTACAAgaagcagcagagagaggaacTGGCCACTGGG ATGGTGCGTGTCTTCTCCTTGAAGGGGATGACCAGTAAACTGTTTGGCCAGGAGAGCCAGGAGCAGAGGGAGAGCAGGCTGGCGGCCTTGGAGCAGAGCATCCAGGAGGGAGAGCAGACGCTCAAGGAGAAAAACTCAGAGTGCCA AGAGTTTGTGCAAACAGCCTGGGAGGACATCGAGCGTTTTAAGGAACAGAAGGACAGAGATCTGCGCGAGGCACTCATCAGCTACGCCATCATGCAAATTAGCATGTGTAAGAAG GGAATCCAGGTGTGGTCCAATGCCAAGGAATGTTTCAACAAAATGTGA